A section of the Chryseobacterium scophthalmum genome encodes:
- a CDS encoding tetratricopeptide repeat protein: protein MKLFIHFFWLSFLLCTVSVSGQKTSDDSLGVIIKKANQEIYNNPDNVIKIGKKLLKNEKDSKKLIRIYLLLSTAGFAKRDFDESLQYIYKARELAKKTNDPKIQTSVLMTVAVQFQQMDLLSKSIETLDEVDKYLAELPDDLSLKHFETARSFALRGMIYKSQSNPEIALQEFLIAIKSFEKVPDQKTTYYNQSIIYYNIGTCYLTIDEPEQAQKAFQKSINIARLIKANSLEAFALKGMSEIPKQKHQYQAALDFLLEAETLSKNIGDLTLNEGIYKEMADNYLAMGKQNLYQIYSKKHIETRLEREQNELSSINHALDIHNVESQKKNKDMITHYHFLIWAAVLSGVIIFGLFFYSVLKIRRRNQKYQEEIKKLFSS, encoded by the coding sequence ATGAAGTTATTTATTCACTTTTTTTGGCTGTCATTTTTGCTCTGTACAGTTTCTGTTTCAGGACAAAAAACTTCTGATGATTCATTGGGTGTTATTATCAAAAAAGCCAATCAAGAGATTTACAATAATCCCGATAATGTAATTAAAATCGGAAAAAAATTACTTAAAAACGAAAAAGATTCCAAGAAATTAATCCGAATCTATTTGCTTTTATCAACTGCCGGTTTTGCCAAAAGAGATTTTGACGAGTCGTTACAATATATTTATAAAGCAAGAGAACTGGCAAAAAAAACAAATGATCCTAAAATTCAGACTTCTGTTCTGATGACAGTTGCGGTGCAGTTTCAGCAAATGGATCTTTTAAGCAAAAGTATTGAGACACTGGATGAGGTAGACAAATATCTGGCAGAACTTCCCGATGACCTTTCTCTAAAACATTTTGAAACCGCCAGAAGCTTTGCTTTACGGGGCATGATTTATAAAAGTCAGTCGAATCCGGAAATTGCTCTGCAGGAGTTTTTAATTGCCATTAAAAGTTTTGAAAAAGTACCAGATCAAAAAACAACTTATTACAATCAAAGTATTATCTATTATAACATCGGTACATGTTATCTGACGATTGACGAACCAGAACAAGCCCAAAAAGCCTTCCAAAAATCGATCAACATTGCCCGCCTTATAAAAGCCAACAGTCTGGAAGCTTTTGCTCTGAAAGGCATGTCTGAAATACCAAAACAAAAACATCAATACCAAGCCGCTTTAGATTTTCTTTTAGAGGCTGAAACGCTCAGTAAAAACATCGGAGATCTCACCCTTAATGAAGGGATCTATAAAGAAATGGCTGATAATTATCTGGCAATGGGAAAGCAAAACCTTTATCAGATATACAGCAAAAAACATATTGAAACCCGTCTTGAGAGAGAACAAAACGAATTAAGCTCTATTAATCATGCTCTTGATATTCATAATGTAGAATCTCAGAAAAAAAATAAAGATATGATTACCCATTATCATTTTCTTATTTGGGCTGCTGTGTTATCGGGAGTCATTATTTTTGGATTGTTTTTCTATTCTGTTTTGAAAATCAGAAGACGTAACCAAAAATATCAGGAAGAAATTAAAAAACTGTTTAGTTCTTAA
- a CDS encoding helix-turn-helix domain-containing protein, which produces MKNKKENHFNCKKTLKNNVFLLFLIVLYPLFIHGQKGPDFSLLTDKSFQKLYQNPEDCINYSQSILISDKNPEHKIVLRNILSQSYAMQGNYVQSLNIYNQKEEDIGKDSQLYFIHLFSEYSLADQYQNLGLYNQSKKIISNILQNRDLVKSRDVKVKTTIAKLYQLQAINFGIARNYQEALQNLNISDQYLTDNNKENIILTWENKIFRASYLIRQNKLEEAKKLLDEVINEVKHNGNYPFLTAFAYENLSRYYFQKEDYDTAIKSLDTGLLQIEDLPYNNIKIVFYELFTRNYLALNNDGKYYYYNNLYTDLKAKLDTNKKEGIQYIVKLVETYNKKNFEIQKQNKIRQFRNTTIIVLFFVLGIAAYFLYESRRSKDLKKQLAFFEKQKEREISIQIQADKLKDDIEKHKDQKSAEKETPKVSKEKEDEILQKLKDWELSTNFLSKNMSISILSAQTEINTKYLSEVINSNKGKNFNGYINELRINHIAGLLKNDPAFLNYKVSYLAEYSGFSSHGAFTNVFKSITGMSPNHYIQEIIKNKRS; this is translated from the coding sequence GTGAAAAACAAGAAAGAAAACCATTTCAACTGTAAAAAAACTCTAAAAAATAATGTCTTTTTATTATTTTTAATTGTCTTATACCCTCTATTTATTCATGGACAAAAAGGTCCCGATTTTAGTCTTTTAACCGATAAATCTTTTCAAAAATTATATCAAAATCCGGAGGACTGTATCAATTATTCTCAAAGCATTTTAATTAGCGATAAAAACCCGGAGCATAAAATTGTTTTAAGAAACATACTTTCACAATCCTATGCAATGCAGGGAAATTATGTACAGTCGCTAAACATTTACAATCAAAAAGAAGAAGACATTGGAAAAGATAGCCAGTTGTACTTCATCCATCTCTTCAGCGAATACAGCCTTGCCGACCAATACCAAAATCTTGGTCTCTACAATCAGTCTAAAAAGATTATTTCCAATATCTTACAAAACCGTGATCTAGTGAAAAGCCGTGATGTGAAGGTGAAAACTACGATTGCAAAATTGTATCAACTTCAGGCCATCAACTTCGGCATTGCCAGAAACTATCAAGAAGCCCTTCAAAATCTAAATATTAGTGACCAATATCTTACGGATAACAATAAAGAAAACATAATCTTAACCTGGGAAAACAAAATTTTCAGAGCTTCTTATCTTATCAGACAAAATAAACTTGAAGAAGCAAAAAAACTGCTTGATGAGGTTATTAATGAAGTAAAGCACAATGGAAACTATCCTTTTCTTACAGCCTTTGCTTACGAAAACCTATCTCGATATTATTTTCAGAAAGAAGATTATGATACTGCCATCAAAAGCCTAGACACGGGACTTTTACAGATAGAAGATCTACCTTACAACAACATTAAAATCGTTTTTTATGAATTATTCACCAGAAATTATTTAGCACTTAATAATGATGGAAAATATTATTATTACAACAATCTTTATACAGATCTGAAAGCAAAACTAGACACCAACAAAAAGGAAGGCATACAGTATATTGTAAAATTGGTAGAAACATATAATAAGAAGAATTTTGAGATTCAGAAACAAAATAAAATAAGGCAATTTAGAAATACCACAATCATTGTCCTATTTTTTGTTTTGGGAATTGCTGCCTATTTTCTTTATGAATCACGAAGAAGTAAAGACCTGAAAAAACAGCTTGCTTTTTTTGAGAAACAAAAAGAAAGAGAAATATCTATACAGATACAAGCCGATAAACTGAAAGATGATATAGAGAAACACAAAGATCAAAAAAGTGCAGAAAAAGAAACGCCAAAAGTCTCTAAAGAAAAGGAAGACGAAATCTTACAAAAACTGAAAGATTGGGAATTGTCTACTAATTTTTTAAGCAAAAATATGTCGATTTCCATTTTATCTGCACAAACAGAGATCAATACCAAATACCTTTCTGAGGTTATCAACAGCAATAAAGGGAAAAACTTTAATGGTTATATCAATGAATTAAGAATCAACCACATTGCCGGTTTATTAAAAAATGACCCTGCATTTCTCAACTATAAAGTAAGCTATCTTGCAGAGTATTCCGGTTTTTCATCACATGGGGCGTTTACCAACGTTTTCAAATCGATCACCGGGATGTCGCCTAATCACTATATTCAGGAAATCATTAAAAACAAAAGATCATGA
- a CDS encoding fibronectin type III domain-containing protein, with translation MSKHYLFWMILLLPFFKLDAQTYCTPTTGTSTMYYLKNAIFSDQGALYYDATSHQAYVNNSATQMVTSYPGGTVKVHLEFGGSGTKSLVWVDWNGNGDFNDFYENPIPTSNYSTVDDQFFIPPSQVPGIYRIRVQTGTSLPATANPCGPNTNGNFVDFSLKIEPTPACFVPTALVASGITNNAANLSWDAPTTAPNNGYEYYYSTSSIPPDNMTTASGTSTTNSVPINGLASFTTYYYYVRSVCSTSSKSAWALRGVFKTKCDPQTAIFENFDALASGSFNADCWDRIVLGTGYYSISGSGVNSTKGITLSASSPANTVIAVLPALSNVNAGTHWLRFKAKVNSGTGVMDVGYVTNDADAASFVNIQSLTMTNTVFDGYEYTVVVPTTVPVNARLAIRHGGTATSSLYLDNVYWEPKATCLAPTNVVLSNATSATVDMTWAAPSPAPALGYDIYYSTSNTPPTSTTVPNLTGITSNPYTVQGLNSATTYYIWIRSRCSATDQSLWSNITSFLTLCAPKTTLFEDFEAYNAGALSNAPCWIKLATGLGNVTINGIGAYSGTKHVLQTPLTGSAMAILPELSNINAGTHSLKFRAYCSANTGVMKVGYVTNTTDITSFVSIQNLAITNTSYTGASEYIVEIPNTVPSTARLAILTDNGNVRYSYDDISWAPTVSLGVNEISAKHDIVIYPNPFTDIITISGDVQLQSVVVYDLSGKMIKQLKGSEKTISLHSLISGVYMVKLNMKNGSSKTVKAVKK, from the coding sequence ATGAGTAAACACTATCTCTTTTGGATGATCTTACTTCTTCCTTTTTTTAAGCTGGATGCACAGACTTACTGCACACCCACTACAGGAACATCTACCATGTATTACTTAAAAAATGCAATATTTTCGGATCAGGGAGCTTTGTATTACGATGCAACCTCACATCAGGCATATGTAAACAATTCTGCAACCCAGATGGTAACCTCTTATCCGGGAGGAACTGTAAAAGTGCATCTGGAATTCGGTGGTAGCGGAACCAAATCGCTTGTATGGGTAGATTGGAATGGAAATGGAGATTTTAATGATTTCTATGAAAACCCGATACCAACATCAAACTATTCAACTGTTGATGACCAGTTTTTTATTCCACCATCCCAGGTACCAGGAATTTACAGAATAAGAGTACAAACGGGAACTAGCCTTCCTGCAACAGCAAACCCTTGTGGTCCTAATACCAATGGTAACTTTGTAGATTTTAGTTTAAAGATCGAGCCAACACCTGCTTGTTTTGTTCCTACAGCACTTGTCGCTTCAGGCATTACCAACAATGCAGCAAATTTATCTTGGGATGCTCCAACAACAGCACCCAATAACGGTTACGAATATTATTATTCAACTTCAAGTATACCTCCAGACAATATGACCACAGCATCAGGAACCAGTACAACTAATTCTGTGCCTATTAATGGGTTAGCTTCATTTACTACTTATTACTATTATGTGAGATCGGTATGCAGCACCTCATCTAAAAGCGCATGGGCTCTAAGAGGGGTCTTTAAAACTAAATGTGATCCGCAAACCGCTATTTTTGAAAATTTTGACGCGCTTGCTAGTGGATCATTTAATGCAGATTGTTGGGATAGGATTGTATTAGGTACAGGCTACTATAGTATTTCTGGCAGTGGGGTAAATAGCACAAAAGGGATAACTCTAAGCGCTAGCTCACCGGCTAATACAGTGATTGCAGTACTTCCAGCATTAAGCAATGTGAATGCAGGAACGCATTGGCTGAGATTTAAAGCTAAAGTGAATTCGGGAACTGGGGTAATGGATGTTGGGTATGTGACAAATGATGCCGATGCTGCTTCATTTGTTAATATTCAATCATTGACGATGACCAATACGGTGTTTGATGGTTATGAATATACAGTAGTGGTACCAACTACCGTACCGGTTAATGCAAGATTAGCAATAAGACACGGTGGTACAGCTACTTCATCTTTGTATTTGGATAATGTATACTGGGAGCCAAAAGCGACGTGTTTGGCACCTACCAATGTGGTGCTTTCGAATGCAACTAGTGCTACAGTAGATATGACTTGGGCGGCACCTTCTCCGGCTCCGGCATTGGGATATGACATCTATTACAGTACAAGTAATACGCCTCCAACATCTACTACAGTACCTAATCTAACAGGAATAACATCAAATCCTTATACAGTACAAGGTCTAAACTCTGCTACAACGTATTATATTTGGATAAGATCTAGATGTAGTGCAACCGATCAAAGTTTATGGTCGAATATTACATCATTTTTAACACTTTGTGCACCAAAAACGACTCTTTTTGAAGATTTTGAAGCATATAATGCGGGAGCATTATCAAATGCACCATGCTGGATTAAATTGGCTACAGGATTGGGAAATGTGACAATTAATGGTATAGGAGCATATTCTGGTACGAAGCATGTGTTGCAAACCCCACTTACCGGATCGGCCATGGCCATTCTCCCTGAATTGAGCAACATCAATGCAGGTACCCATTCATTAAAATTCAGAGCATATTGCAGTGCAAATACAGGGGTGATGAAAGTTGGATATGTAACGAACACAACAGATATTACGTCATTTGTATCTATTCAGAATCTTGCAATCACCAATACTTCTTATACAGGTGCAAGTGAATATATTGTAGAGATACCAAATACAGTACCTTCTACAGCAAGATTGGCGATTTTAACGGATAATGGAAACGTACGATACAGTTATGATGATATTTCTTGGGCACCGACCGTTTCGTTGGGCGTGAATGAAATTTCAGCAAAACATGACATTGTTATTTATCCTAATCCATTTACTGATATTATTACTATTTCAGGAGATGTACAATTACAGTCGGTTGTTGTCTATGATCTTTCAGGCAAAATGATCAAACAATTGAAAGGTTCTGAAAAAACAATTTCATTACACAGCCTTATATCCGGCGTGTATATGGTAAAACTGAATATGAAGAATGGAAGTTCTAAAACTGTGAAAGCAGTAAAAAAATAA
- a CDS encoding T9SS type B sorting domain-containing protein, with amino-acid sequence MLILLASNNLFSQRDTEHWFAPMKQSGFTDSNQQALFLSTDAMTPFSVTIYNNNIVIGTVTISKGNPQTFNVAKDMMMTDLQAGAFATTSRGLYVKGEKPFFCTFRFSVDKHGEILTSKGKAGIGTKFYTAYAPLSVTNSSFNFTTGVLATEDNTTVTVSGYNPTVQFSNGTTGASNPSMTFTLNKGQSYVIEGNGNVAGNLTGFIGAKIIANKPISVTNGNFEGQHTSIGNGGGGLDIYMDQSIPVERLGDEYVVMKGMAPLSYELEGAVVVATENNTQVYVNDETTPIATLNEGQFYRIGSTSFISQNFSGHYNMRIKSTKKIYVFQLMSGGTTGTYYNTGGANYIPPLNCFLPKKIDEIGLINTMPYFTPITPTVRLNIITEAGATVTVNGTVLAGVQGPYPVTGNTNWESYSVSSVTGNITVQSTKAVTAGIAAGHEAVGYGGYFAGFSSIPVIAKKNGNCIPGMILEVDDSYATYQWNFNGNPIPGATTNTYSPTQSGNYTATVSVGGSCPPATTPVFEVVAPPQIPSLLTDQVICIDEKITLDAGPGFQSYEWSTGATTQSISNVGVGEYWVILGHNGCFSTQKVSVKAAPSPVIKNIDVQNNNVTVTAIGGKAPYLYSIDNVNWQTSNVFNNVPNGQNRFYVKDAFNCEPVSVEMTIINVINAITPNGDHINDLISYADLAYKKDLSFSVYDRYGNNVFKGTAFNNYTWDGKFSNKKMLTGTYWYEISWKEPHLQNTLVKYTGWILLKNTN; translated from the coding sequence TTGCTTATACTCCTTGCGAGCAATAATCTTTTTTCACAAAGAGATACAGAGCATTGGTTTGCACCGATGAAGCAAAGTGGTTTTACAGATTCCAATCAGCAGGCTTTGTTTTTGTCTACAGATGCTATGACTCCGTTTTCTGTTACGATTTATAATAACAATATTGTAATTGGTACAGTGACCATTAGTAAAGGAAATCCACAAACCTTTAATGTTGCTAAAGATATGATGATGACAGACCTGCAGGCGGGAGCATTTGCTACAACCAGCAGAGGACTTTATGTAAAAGGAGAAAAACCATTTTTCTGTACCTTCAGATTCTCAGTAGATAAGCACGGAGAAATTCTGACATCTAAAGGAAAAGCCGGAATCGGAACCAAATTTTATACAGCATATGCACCATTATCGGTTACTAATTCTAGTTTTAATTTTACCACGGGTGTGTTAGCTACAGAAGACAACACCACGGTAACGGTATCTGGCTATAATCCCACCGTTCAGTTTTCTAATGGAACAACAGGAGCTAGTAATCCCAGCATGACTTTTACTTTGAATAAAGGACAATCTTACGTTATCGAAGGAAACGGAAATGTTGCCGGTAATTTAACGGGTTTTATCGGAGCTAAAATAATTGCCAATAAACCGATTTCTGTAACCAACGGAAATTTTGAAGGACAGCATACATCTATTGGAAATGGAGGTGGCGGACTAGATATTTACATGGATCAATCGATTCCTGTAGAAAGATTGGGTGATGAATATGTTGTGATGAAAGGGATGGCACCTTTGTCTTATGAATTGGAAGGGGCTGTAGTAGTCGCTACAGAAAATAATACGCAAGTCTATGTAAATGATGAAACGACTCCAATTGCTACCCTGAATGAAGGGCAATTTTACCGCATAGGTTCTACATCATTTATCAGTCAGAATTTTAGTGGACATTATAATATGCGCATTAAAAGTACCAAGAAAATATATGTCTTTCAATTGATGTCTGGAGGTACTACAGGAACTTATTATAATACGGGTGGAGCCAACTATATTCCACCATTGAATTGTTTTCTTCCTAAGAAAATAGATGAGATAGGTCTTATTAATACGATGCCTTATTTTACGCCCATTACTCCTACGGTAAGACTAAATATTATCACTGAGGCAGGCGCAACGGTAACGGTTAACGGAACTGTTTTAGCTGGTGTGCAGGGACCATATCCTGTTACCGGTAATACGAATTGGGAATCATATTCAGTATCCAGCGTTACGGGGAATATTACGGTACAGTCTACAAAAGCCGTGACCGCAGGTATTGCAGCGGGGCATGAAGCGGTGGGATACGGTGGTTATTTTGCTGGTTTTTCTTCAATTCCTGTTATTGCCAAAAAGAATGGAAATTGTATTCCGGGAATGATCTTGGAAGTAGATGATAGCTATGCGACCTATCAATGGAATTTTAATGGAAACCCAATTCCGGGAGCAACAACAAATACATACAGCCCAACTCAGTCTGGAAATTATACTGCAACGGTATCGGTGGGTGGAAGCTGCCCTCCTGCAACAACCCCAGTATTTGAAGTCGTAGCACCGCCTCAGATTCCTTCTTTACTTACCGATCAGGTAATTTGTATTGACGAGAAAATAACACTGGATGCGGGACCTGGTTTCCAGTCTTATGAATGGAGTACAGGAGCTACAACGCAATCTATATCTAACGTAGGAGTTGGAGAGTATTGGGTTATTTTAGGGCATAACGGATGTTTTAGCACCCAGAAAGTTTCTGTGAAAGCTGCTCCAAGCCCTGTTATCAAAAATATTGATGTTCAAAACAATAATGTAACAGTTACTGCAATCGGAGGAAAAGCTCCTTATCTATATTCTATAGACAATGTCAACTGGCAGACTTCGAATGTATTTAACAATGTTCCTAATGGGCAAAACAGGTTTTATGTAAAAGATGCATTCAACTGTGAGCCAGTGAGTGTAGAAATGACGATTATCAATGTCATCAACGCTATTACTCCAAACGGAGATCATATTAATGATTTAATTTCTTACGCAGATCTCGCTTATAAGAAAGATTTATCCTTTTCAGTGTATGACCGATACGGAAATAATGTTTTTAAAGGAACTGCTTTTAATAATTATACCTGGGACGGGAAGTTTAGCAATAAAAAAATGCTTACGGGAACGTATTGGTATGAGATTTCTTGGAAAGAGCCACACCTGCAGAATACCCTTGTGAAATATACAGGCTGGATTTTATTGAAAAATACAAACTAA
- a CDS encoding T9SS type B sorting domain-containing protein translates to MKKILLVLILSFFSTSIWAQKDTDHWFAPMAGSLTNGNPKQALFLSTDSTVPFPVTIYNNNIVIGTVTISKGSPQTFDVPLNMMLGQNASDAMSVKTRGLYLHGDLPFFATYRFSETNHGEILTSKGKAGIGTKFYAVYAPLMNNTSTLNFTCGILATEDNTQIKVSGYEMTTWFYNNFNGLTHPTITITLNKGQSYIFAGYANKPGNKDGFIGAKIEATKPVSITNGNFRGQFGLTPPYNGEDIIMDQSVPVERLGNEFVLIKGMGNLLPEIEGAIIVATENNTEIRLNNNPAPVATLNEGQYYRVTAMNYVVNGPGHLNMYIKSNKNVYVYQLLSGTQDNDATEGFNYMPPLNCFLPKTIDEIGKIGEMPYSTAFNPPLFVKLNILTQTGATVLVNNLPTTAAQGPFPVTGTPDWVSYSIPNISGNVTVTSTKAVTAGIAGGSGNLGYGGYFAGFNSIPVIRKTTGDCVPGMVLEVQAGFAHYQWNLNGNPIPGANLNTYTPTQGGSYTVSITEGTCVPLTTYPYKVYTCLANTVTPLNICATGVPITITPAFTNSAQIPVPATVQIITPPANGTLAVNPATGILTYTANAGTATDTFTYKFCGNDPNFTDCEQVKVNITVVPLVLTDTTISACGVNGIGLFDLTAANVGAPLTAIKKYYPTLADLNANINEIIPANAYSSAVPATVFVKVTTADGCTENAKITLQFFPKVVVMDAVLNGCFNENNPNTATFDLTAANVTTTIPSTRTYYPTLLDATNGTSEIIPATSYISPNGFVYVKVTSANGCFDFAKITLNVIPPKPSSVLIDKMICPDAFTTLDAGPGYNSYLWSTGATTQAIQNVPVGDYWVILEFNGCKTKQFVKVHAFPLPKIKKINVSNNTATVIAEGGTAPYKYSNDGFFWQDSNVFTNLPRGKNIFYVKDINDCAPVQAQITVPNLVNAITPNGDGRNDTLDYSALAYLKDLKISIFNRYGHMIYSSDVDKTYKWDGKIGGMPISTGTYWYEIKWTEPETQVSVMFADWILVKNRE, encoded by the coding sequence ATGAAAAAAATACTATTAGTACTAATACTGTCTTTTTTCTCTACTTCTATATGGGCGCAAAAAGATACCGACCATTGGTTTGCACCAATGGCAGGGAGTCTGACTAACGGCAATCCCAAACAAGCTTTATTTTTATCGACCGATAGTACCGTCCCCTTTCCTGTTACCATTTACAATAATAATATTGTGATAGGTACGGTAACGATCAGCAAAGGAAGTCCGCAAACATTTGATGTTCCATTAAATATGATGTTAGGGCAAAATGCATCTGATGCAATGAGTGTAAAAACCAGAGGGCTTTATCTTCACGGTGACCTCCCATTTTTTGCAACCTATCGATTTTCGGAAACGAACCATGGCGAAATTCTAACGTCGAAAGGCAAAGCAGGAATTGGAACAAAATTCTACGCTGTTTATGCTCCGCTCATGAACAATACCAGCACTTTAAATTTCACTTGTGGTATTTTAGCTACGGAAGACAATACACAGATCAAAGTTTCAGGATATGAGATGACCACTTGGTTTTACAATAACTTTAATGGACTTACTCATCCTACAATTACGATTACTTTGAATAAAGGGCAATCTTATATATTTGCTGGATACGCCAATAAACCCGGAAATAAAGATGGTTTCATAGGAGCTAAAATAGAAGCTACAAAACCGGTATCTATTACCAATGGAAATTTCCGTGGACAGTTCGGATTGACTCCTCCTTATAATGGAGAAGATATAATAATGGATCAGTCGGTTCCTGTAGAGCGATTAGGAAATGAATTTGTGCTTATCAAAGGTATGGGAAATCTGCTTCCGGAAATTGAAGGAGCAATTATCGTAGCAACTGAAAACAATACAGAGATTAGATTAAACAACAATCCTGCTCCTGTAGCAACATTGAATGAAGGTCAATATTACCGTGTGACTGCGATGAATTATGTCGTAAATGGACCGGGTCATCTTAATATGTATATCAAATCAAACAAAAATGTTTATGTATATCAACTTTTGTCAGGTACTCAGGATAATGATGCTACAGAAGGGTTTAATTATATGCCTCCTTTAAATTGTTTTTTGCCTAAAACGATTGACGAAATAGGGAAAATTGGAGAAATGCCTTATTCTACGGCTTTCAATCCACCTCTTTTTGTAAAATTGAATATTCTTACTCAAACCGGAGCTACAGTATTGGTTAATAATCTGCCTACAACCGCAGCTCAAGGTCCTTTTCCGGTAACGGGAACTCCCGATTGGGTTTCTTATTCTATTCCTAATATTTCTGGGAATGTTACGGTGACTTCTACAAAAGCTGTAACAGCAGGAATCGCAGGAGGAAGCGGAAATTTGGGTTACGGAGGTTATTTTGCAGGATTTAATTCCATTCCTGTGATCAGAAAAACGACAGGAGACTGTGTTCCCGGAATGGTTTTGGAAGTACAAGCCGGTTTTGCTCATTACCAATGGAATCTTAACGGAAATCCAATTCCGGGAGCAAATTTAAATACATATACTCCAACACAGGGAGGAAGCTATACTGTATCAATTACCGAAGGTACTTGTGTGCCTCTTACAACATATCCTTACAAAGTATATACGTGTTTAGCAAATACGGTAACACCATTAAATATTTGTGCGACAGGGGTACCTATTACAATTACGCCTGCTTTTACAAACTCTGCACAAATTCCGGTTCCTGCTACGGTTCAAATTATTACACCACCAGCGAATGGAACTTTAGCAGTAAACCCAGCAACGGGTATTTTAACCTATACAGCAAATGCAGGAACAGCAACCGATACTTTTACTTACAAATTTTGTGGAAACGATCCGAATTTTACAGACTGTGAACAGGTAAAAGTAAACATCACAGTAGTTCCTTTGGTATTAACCGATACTACAATAAGCGCATGTGGAGTGAACGGAATTGGTCTTTTTGATTTAACTGCCGCCAATGTGGGTGCGCCTCTTACTGCGATAAAAAAATATTATCCTACTTTGGCAGATCTTAATGCAAATATCAACGAGATTATTCCTGCCAATGCCTATTCATCTGCAGTTCCTGCTACAGTTTTTGTAAAAGTAACTACCGCAGATGGGTGTACCGAGAATGCAAAAATTACACTTCAGTTTTTCCCTAAAGTCGTGGTAATGGATGCTGTTTTAAATGGATGTTTCAACGAAAATAATCCAAATACGGCAACTTTTGATTTAACAGCGGCTAACGTTACAACTACCATCCCGTCAACAAGAACATATTATCCGACATTGCTTGATGCAACCAATGGAACCAGTGAAATCATTCCTGCTACAAGCTATATTTCGCCAAATGGTTTTGTATATGTAAAAGTGACCTCAGCTAACGGCTGTTTTGATTTTGCGAAGATTACACTCAATGTTATTCCTCCAAAACCTTCAAGTGTTTTAATAGATAAAATGATTTGTCCGGACGCTTTTACTACATTAGATGCAGGACCAGGTTATAATTCTTATTTGTGGAGTACAGGTGCAACAACTCAGGCTATACAAAATGTTCCTGTTGGAGATTATTGGGTTATATTAGAATTTAATGGCTGTAAAACCAAGCAGTTTGTAAAAGTACATGCTTTTCCGCTTCCAAAAATTAAAAAAATAAATGTTAGCAATAACACAGCAACAGTAATTGCAGAAGGAGGAACGGCTCCTTACAAATACTCTAACGATGGATTTTTCTGGCAAGATTCTAATGTATTTACAAACCTTCCTCGAGGTAAAAATATATTTTATGTAAAAGATATCAACGATTGTGCTCCGGTTCAGGCTCAGATCACTGTTCCTAATCTTGTGAATGCAATTACGCCCAACGGAGACGGGAGAAACGACACTTTAGATTATTCGGCATTGGCTTACCTTAAAGATTTAAAGATCTCAATCTTCAACAGATATGGTCATATGATTTATTCTTCAGATGTAGATAAAACCTATAAATGGGACGGGAAAATTGGTGGAATGCCAATAAGCACCGGAACGTATTGGTACGAAATAAAATGGACAGAACCAGAAACTCAGGTGTCTGTAATGTTTGCCGATTGGATTTTGGTGAAAAACAGAGAATAA